Within Ktedonobacterales bacterium, the genomic segment CCCGCGCCTGTGCGCTGAATGAGCAGCCGCCCCTGGATACGCGCCTGGGCCATCTGCGACGGGGAGTTGTTGAAGTCGAAGCCGGGGATGAGCCGCCCGCCAACCTCGCCCGCCAGCAAGGCTTCTGGTTCTCGCTGGCGCAGCGCCAGGGCATCTTCTACTGCGCGCACCAGCCAGAGCGCCCGCGCGCCGCCTGCGAGGGCATAGGCCGCCACGCTAAAGGCGCGGATAACGTCAATGACGATGACGACGCCGCGCGCCTGCGCGGCTTCCATCCGATGGACGCGCTGAATCTCCATAGCGTCCTTTCTCGTGTTGCTAGCGGTGCTGCGCTCCGGCGCGCTGGCGCTGCCAGCCTTCAGCTAGCAGGAACGCGCCAATCAGGTTAACTCTCCCGTGAACGTACAACGGCTGACCGCCAACGACGTAACACCAGTAGAATCACGCTAGCCTGCCTGAAACGGCTGAAGAGGGAGAACCGGTTTTCGGCTGCTTGCCAGGGCGCGCCTGATCTGGTATAATGGGGGCCAGCAGTTAGAACACCAGTTTCAGTCAGAAGGAGCCGCGTCGTGGCTGACCGCATCCTTTCCCCGCAGGTGAGCGAGGAAGAAGCCGTCCTTGATGGCAGTCTGCGCCCGCGCAGACTGGAAGAATATATCGGCCAGGAGAAAGTCAAGGCGAATCTGCGCATCCTGATTGATGCCGCCAGGGGGCGCGATGAGTGTATTGATCATGTGCTGCTCTATGGGCCGCCGGGGCTGGGGAAGACGACGCTGAGCATGATCATTGCTTCGGAGATGGGTGTCAACCTCAAGACGACCTCCGGTCCGGCGATTGAGCATGCCGGAGACCTGGCCTCGATTCTGACGGCCTTGCAGCCTGGGGATGTGCTGTTCATTGATGAGATTCATCGGCTGAGCCGGGTGGTCGAAGAGCGGCTGTATTCAGCTATGGAGGACTTCGCGCTGGACCTGATGATCGGCAAAGGCCCCAGCGCCCGCAGCCTGCGCCTCAGTCTGCCGCACTTTACGGTGGTGGGCGCGACGACGCGCGTAGGCGCGCTGACCGCGCCGCTGCGTGATCGCTTCGGGGCGATCTACCGATTGGATTTCTATGATCCTGAAGCGCTTCAGCAGATTCTGCGGCGCTCGGCGGGCATCTTGCGCGTGCCGATGGATGAGGAGGGCGTGGGGGAGATTGCCCATCGGGCGCGCGGTACCCCACGCATTGCCAATCGCCTGCTGAAGCGCGTGCGCGATTACGCGCAGGTCAAGGCCGATGGCAAGATCAATGGGCCGCTGGCCGAGGAGGCGCTGGCCGCGCTGGAAGTTGATAAAAAAGGACTGGACCAGAGCGACCGCACGCTGCTGCTGACCATCATTCAGAAGTTCGATGGCGGGCCGGTGGGGCTGGAGACGCTGGCGGCCAGCACCAGCGAGGAGAGCGAGACTATCGAGGATGTCTACGA encodes:
- the ruvB gene encoding Holliday junction branch migration DNA helicase RuvB, with the translated sequence MADRILSPQVSEEEAVLDGSLRPRRLEEYIGQEKVKANLRILIDAARGRDECIDHVLLYGPPGLGKTTLSMIIASEMGVNLKTTSGPAIEHAGDLASILTALQPGDVLFIDEIHRLSRVVEERLYSAMEDFALDLMIGKGPSARSLRLSLPHFTVVGATTRVGALTAPLRDRFGAIYRLDFYDPEALQQILRRSAGILRVPMDEEGVGEIAHRARGTPRIANRLLKRVRDYAQVKADGKINGPLAEEALAALEVDKKGLDQSDRTLLLTIIQKFDGGPVGLETLAASTSEESETIEDVYEPYLLQLGFLARTPRGRIATRLAYEHLGLPVPNNPAQGSLWTI